The region gatattacattgtatctaatgtagatatagtaataacgaaacagttattatatgtacattgatctgtgggaaagcatcagtatattacattatatctaatgtagatatagtaataatgatattgttaccaaaattacattgatctgtgggaaggcatcagtatattacattatatccaatgtagatatagtataaatgatactgttattcaatgtacattgatctgtgtgaaggaatcattatattgcagtagatctaatgtagatatagtaataacgatactgttattaagtgtttattacatatctaatggagatatacTAATGCCGATAATGTTAccatctgtgcattgatctgtgggatgtgatcagtatattacattatatctaatgtagatatggtaataatggtattgttattaaatgtacattggtctgtgggattaaatcaggatattaaatttcatcggatgtagatatagtaataatgatattgttattaaatgtatattacatatctaatgtacatatagtaataacgatactgttattatatgtatacagaaaaacttggatatatgcaacagaagtttgtctggatatatgcaacatcgctatcccctccacttggggggatccgcctaagccggaccgagccgctcggcgaggaagccgtgtaatatgatccgaccgtaatatcggtgtgactaatactaattgaacgataaaacttttttatttttaactttttcataatgaaacttttactatcgcattggtgagatttttctgattaaaatggtaccaaacacgatatgatttgaattatatttatttatgaaaataataataaaactgcacattataatatgtattgtcatatatttgaaaaaaaataacgcACGAACAGTTGCTGTTGGATTTTAAAGTTAATAAGGGCTGATTACATGGATTCGAAAAGAgacataatataaattaaggAAAGTGTATGGAGAAAGCTGGCCTTGTTTATGGAAAGCCTTACGATCAAAGAGCTTGGCAATCATCGGTAATCATCGAGTATGTTAATCATCGGTgcctaaaaaataaaaattaattagtaatatgaaaattatgtttataacttttataaaattatacaactGTACTTAGAATGGATATTAACATTACCTAATACTTGGTCTTTGAtgagtttaaagaatttttgaagaaaaggCGCTTCTTGTGTTAAATCTCGCCCCAAACGCTCATATAAACGTTGCCGCTCCTCTTGTTTATTCACTTCTTCTTCTACGTTTTCTTGTATCTCTTCATCTCCCTCGTCTGTGTgtgttcttctttcttcttgttCACAAATGGACAAAAATTCTGTGATATCTCGGTGGCTGTATGTATCACCTGTAAAACTGCTTATGTCCTCCCTCATAGCACGTTGATACCAATCCTCCTGACTTGGAATAATTTTCTTCcatgaattaataatattattcgCAGATACTTCGCTCCATGACTCGTGCAGTATTTCTATGCAATCTTTTAATGTAAACTGCTTCTGGAATTTACTTATTCCGCATGGGTAAGTAATAGTTTTCCTTAATGTTTTATGGCGATACAGACATTTGAGTTTAGCTATTATGCCCTGGTCCATGGGTTGAATTAAGCTGGTGGTATTTGGCGGGAGATacataattttgaaattatctGCATCCAATAATTCAGGCGGCACTGTATGTCCTGCGCAATTGTCCAATAACAAAATAACTTTTCCAGTCACTCCTTTGTTTAGCTGGTATGCCCGTACACTGggcttaaaataattttcataccAATCACGAAACAATACTTGTGTCATCCACGCATTCTTTTGAGATTTGAAGATGACGGGAAGATTACTTTTACAATGCTTCAGAGCTCTcggattttcaaatttattaataactagGGGCATCAACTTGTGCGTCCCAGATACATTTGCACATAGTGCCACCGTGATTCGCTCCTTGCGGCTTTTATACCCCTTTACgaccttttcttttctttctatcaAGGTCTTTGATGGTAAGGCTTTCCATAAAAGACCAGCTTCATCCATATTATAGATATTATCTATATTTATACTATCATCTTCTTCcagtaattttataaaatcattacAAAATCTTATCGCGGCATCTTCATCAGCACTTGCACTTTCCCCGTACACTTTCACTAAAGCTATATTATGTCTTTTTTTGAATCCATCTAACCAGCCCCTACTAACTTTAAAATCCAACGGCAACCCCATACTGTCCTTCAATTCCCTTGCTTTTTGCATAATTACGTCATTGGATATAAAATCACCAACAGTTCTTCTTTCAATAAACCATGCCAGCAAACTTTGCTCCAATGCATCATATAACGATGGTTTCACTCTTCTTCGTTTTCGCTGGATCTTCCCTTTGTCCACAAACTCCATCACTTTTGGTGCGTTATATTTGATCCTCCAAATCGTTGATCGGttaacattatattttttcgCAACAAGCGAAATACTAAAATGTTTCAAATCTTCCAACACTTTCAAACGATCCTCTAAGGACAAATTTATCCTCTTTCTGGCAGACATATTACACACTTGCAACTTTTACTTGATATCGACAGTTCGATCGATTCTGGTGCCGggtaacaatttttttcatttaagtCACCTCGGACGGGGTGATTTTGGCGGGGGTGCCCTACTCGGATTGGTACAATCGGTTTCCCCTGATTTTTGTCATTGGTTAAACATATTTCGCAGTGGTGGTATGATAGTCACCGCCTTCGAGTAACGGTAATCTCAGGTAGCGATGCTACCCCTGTGACGTCGAGGAAATTCCAGGTGGCTGCGAAGTGACCGTGGCGGGCAATAAACTGAGGAAGTGTTTCGAGTTTGACAAAACATATTGAGAATAAAGAACccgaaaatgaaatatacgaATCCCGAGGCAATAGAGGTAGACAATCaacatgaaaatatttctagcAAAGTACTAAACTGGTCGATGGCTTCATAAACTTATTGTTGCCACGGTTCAGTTCAGAATATTTCTAAGCAGCGGAACTACGGACTGAAAATTAGgtgctttatgatgttaggaaCAGCCCGTGATTTCCATGAAACCGGACAGGTTCTTcccattgaaaattaaagtaatttacaagctaacagtaataacagaatgataatagaataaataaacaataataataaaataaacaatatagaATTGGCACCTCgactacatatgtataagacaggccgtacaccaaagatacatgaaacacgcaacatgcaacatgcaacatgcaacacgtcgcatgttgtgtacgaacgtagaataggtaacgcggcacggtacaaacgatttgtacggacgcagaatcgatacctcgcttggatatatgcaacattaaatgcccagaatcgacacctcgcttggatatttgcaacgtttaaatgcccagaattgacacctcgcttggatatatgcaacgtttaaatacccagaatcgacacctcgcttggatatatgcaacgtttgaaacccgagtcgacgccgcaaccggttttcatttccaatcctcctttgcttttcgccaacttttaacatcaattttagcaagtaattataattcaaactatatcgtgtttggtatcactttaatcagaaaaatttcaccaatgcgtcagtaaaagtttcagtaaaaaaaagtcaaaaataaaaaagttttatagttgaattagtattagtcacaccgatacgtttctgctctttcctttgatcatcggacctctctctttccaccactgtctgtccttttctacgttcacgcttggctgctcgtcgcgtgtaacccgagattcgacacctcgactggatatatgcaacgcctgggtcccaatgtttgttgcatatatccaagttttactgtattgatctgtgggaaggtatcagtatattatattatatctattgtagatatagtaataaggaaactgttattatatgtacattgatctgtgggaagggatcagtatattacattatatctaatgtagatatagtaataatgatattgttattaaatgcatattacgtatctaatgtagatatagtaataacgatactgccattatatgtacatagatcggtgggaagggatgattatattacattatatctcatgtagatatagtaataatgatattgttattaaatgcatattacatatctaacgtagatatagtaataacgatactgttattatatgtacattggtctgtgggattaaatcagtatattaaattacacctgatgtagatatagtaataatggtattgttattaaatgtacattggtctatgggattaaatcagtatattaaatttcatctgatgtagatatagtaataatgatattgttattaaatgtatattacatatctaatgtagatatagtaataacgatactggcattatatgtacattggtcggtgggaagggatcattatattacattatatctaatgtagatatagtaataatgatattggtattaaatgtacattggtctgtgggattaaatcaggatattaaatttcatctgatgtagatatagtaataatgatattgttattaaatgtatattacatatctaatgtagatatagtaataacgaaactgttattaagtgtttattacgtatctgatgtagatatagtaatgacgatattgttacaatcttgcattgatctgtggaaagtgatcagtatattccattatatctaatgaggatctagtaataatgatattgttattaaatgtacattggtctgtgggattaaatcagtatattacattacatctgatgtagatatagaaatttttttttttttttttttaaggagGAGGGGATAGGCATTTCCGCACACCCGGGGGGCTACCAAATGGTACGACCACACCCGAGTAGTGTGGGGCTCCCCCGGAAGGAAGTACTTGCTTCCGggtatacccactaaaacccctCCTCCATACCCACAGTTAACCCCCGGAGCCGGAACCGCGTTAGCATTACTTCGGCTCCGGGGCTGTGCTATTTACGCCTTAGCGGCGCGTCTCGGGTCGCGAGTGGAGTGCCTCAAGTCAGCCCTCTTCACGCTTGCGGCGCAGTATGTACTCGACATACCGCGCCACAGCGTCCCACCGTTCCTGGCTTTTGAGCATCACCCCGACGATGTTCTCCGGGGTGATGCTGTCGACGATGGCGCGCTCCACACCTCTCCTTTCGTCCGCAAAATAATCGCAGACGAAGAAGGTGTGGAGCGCATCGTCCTCCTCGTCGCCACAAAGCAAGCAGTGAGGTGACCCTACCTTCCGCATCCTGAACAGGTACTTACGGAAGTACCCGTGTCCTGTCGGGAATTGCGTCAGGTAAAAGGTCACCTCGCCATGGCGACCCGACGACCACTGGCCCAGGTCCTGGATCAGGAGCCGGGTCCACCGTTCTTTGGGACTAGCGTCGCAACGCTGTTGCCAGCGCCCGATCGTTCGCTCGCGGGCTTGTTCCGGGGCGTCCGCTCGCCCGATTTCAGAACTCTGGAGATATATCTCCTTTCGCTCTTGGGCGAGCAGATTTATCGGGATCGTGCCGGCAACAACTAGCGCCGCGTCTTCGGACACTGTGCGGTACGAACACGCAACACGCAGTGCCCCGCGGCGCTGGACGGCGGCCATCCGAGTCCGGTACTTCTTTGCCCTAAGAGCGTCCGCCCAGATTTCTACCCCATAAAGCAGGGCTGCCTGGACGGACGTCAACAGGAGTCTCCTCTTGCACGGCTTCGGGCCTCCCACGTTCGCCATGAGACGACTCAGAGCCGCCGTACTCTGTACGGCCTTGTCGCAGACCCTGCGAATATGCTCCCAGAAGGTGAGCCGGATGTCCAGCATCACCCCCAGGTACCTCGCAGAGCTGCTGGTCTGTACAGGCTGAGTCCCGACTATCATCGTGATGGAGGTGGGGATTCTTTTCCTTGTGATAATCACGATCTCCGTCTTGGCAGCAGCCAACTGGAGACCGTGTTCTTCCATCCACCCGTTGACCCTGCGCATAACTTGGTTAAGCGTAAGTTGGGCCAACTCGGGACTCCGTGCCGTAATGACGGCGGCGACGTCGTCGGCGAATGCGACGAGGAACGCGTCATTGGGCATGTCCATATGACATTCCAGGGGTCAGGTCCCAACACTGACCCCTGTGCCGCTCCGGCGGTGACGTCCTTCATTCTGGTGCCCTGAGCTGTCACATACGACAGCCTGCGGTCCCTCAGGTAATCTCTCATCATCTCTGCGAGATACGGAGGTACCCTGAAGGACCGCTCGAGCGCGTGGAGCATGTCGCTCCACCTAGCCGAATTAAACGCGTTCCTCACGTCGAGGGTCACGAGGAGTACTATTGGCCTAGCCTTATGACAGGCGGTTTCGGCCTGGCGTACTGCCCCGATCACCTCGGCGATCGCATTAATCGTGGAGTGCCCTTTTCTGAAGTCGTGCTGCCGGTGGGAGAGGCCCCCGGCATGCtcaattagatatgtaataaacacttaataacagtatcgttattactatatctacattagatctactacaatatactgattccttccacagatcaatgtacattgaataacagtatcatttatacatacatctacgttgtatataatgtaatatactgatttattcccacagaccaatgtacatttaatagcaatatcattattactatatcttcattagatataatgtaatatactactacattcccacagatcaatgtacatataataacagtttcgttattactatatctacaatagatataatgtaacataaagatcacttcccaccgatcaatgtacatataatggcagtatcgttattactatatctacattagatatgtaatatacatttaataacaatatcattattactatatctacatcagatgtaatgtaatatactgatttaattacacagacaaatgtacatttaataacaatttcgttattactatatctacattagatataatgtaatatactgataccttccctcagatcaatgtacatataataacagtatcgttattactatatacattagatatgtaatatacatttaataacaatatcattattactatatctacatcagatgtaatgtaatatactgatttaatcgcacagaccaatgtacatttaataacaatatcattattactctatctacatcagatgaaatttaatatactgacttagtcccacagaccaatgtacatttaataacaatatcattattactatatctacattggatacaatgtaatatactgataccttcccacagatcaatgtacatataataacagtatcgttattactatatatacattagatatgtaatatacatttaataacaatatcattattactatatctacatcagatgaaatttaatatattgatttaatcccacagatctgtgtacatttaataacaatatcattattactatatctacattggatacaatgtaatatactgataccttcccacagaacaatgtacatataataacagtatcgttattactatatatacattagatatgtaatatacatttagtaacaatatcattattactatatctacatcagatgaaatttaatatactgatttaatccaacagatcaatgtacatataataacagtttcgttattactatatgtataatagatataatgtaatatactgataccttcccacacatcaatgtacctataatggcagtatcgttattactatatctgcattagatctcctgcaatatactgattccttcccacagatcaatgtatattgaataacagtatcatttatactatatctacattggaaataatgtaatatactgatgccttcccacagatcaatgtaatttttgtaacaacatcattattactatatctacattagatataatgtaatatactgatccctacccacagatcaatgtacatataataacagtgtcgttactactatatctacaatagatataatgtaatatactgataccttcccacagatctacatacatataataacagtatcgttattactatatctacattagatatgtaatatacttttaataacaatatcattattactatatctacatcagatgaaatttaatatactgatttaatcccacagaccaatgtacatttaacaacaataccattattactatatctacatcagatgtaatataatatactgatttaatcccacagatcaatgtacatataacaacagtttcgttattactatatctacattagatataatgtaatatactgatacctttccacagatcaatgtacatataataacagtatcgttattactatatctacattagatatgtaaaatacatttaataacaatatcattattgctatatctacattagatataatgtaatataatgtaccCTTCCCCccgttcaatgtacatataatggcagtatcgttagtactatatctgcattagatctcctgcattgtactgatcccttcccacagatcaatgtacattgaataacagtatcatttatactatatctacattggatataatgtaatatactgatgccttcccacagatcaatgtaatcttggtaataatatcattactactatatctacattagatatgcaatatacatttaataacaatatcaatattactatatctacatcagatgaaatttaatatactgatttaatcccgcagaccaatgtacatttaataacaatatcattattactatatctacattggatacaatgtaatatactgataccttcccacagatcaatgtacatataataacagtatcgttattactatatatacatgagatatgtaatatacatttaataacaatatcattattactatatctacatcagatgaaatttaatatattgatttaatcccacagacgaatgtacatttaataacaataccattattactatatcgacatcagatgtaatttaatatactgatttaatcccacagatctgtgtacatttaataacaatatcattattactatatctacattggatacaatgtaatatactgataccttcccacagatcaatgtacatataataacagtatcgttattactatatatacattagatatgtaatatacatttaataacaatatcattatttctatatctacattagatataatgtaatataatgatcccttcacgccgatcaatgtacatataataacagtttcgttattactatatctacattagatataatgtaatattctgataccttcccacagatcaatgtacatataataacagtatcgttattactacatctacattagatatgtaatatacatttaataacaatatcattattaccatatatacatcagatgaaatttaatatactgatttaatcccacagaccaatgtacatttaataacaatatcattattactatatctacattggatacaatgtaatttactgataccttcccacagatcaagttacatataataacagtatcgttattactatatatacattagatatgtagtacacatttaataacaatatcattattactatatctacatcagatgaaatttaatatactgatttaatcccacagaccaatgtacatttaataccaataccattattactatatctacatcagatgtaatttaatatactgatttaatcccacagatcgatgtacatataataacagtttcgttattactatatctacattagatataatgtaatatactgataccttcccacagatcaatgtacatataataacagtatcgttattactatatctacattagatatgtaatatacatctaataacaatatcattattactatatctacatcagatgaaatttaatatactgatttaatcccacagaccaatgaacatttaataacaatatcattattactatatctacattgaatacaatgtaatatactaataccttcccacagatcaatgtacatttaataacagtatcgttattactatatatacattagatatgtaatatacatttaataacaatatcattattactacatctacatcagatgaaatttaatatactgatttaatcccacagaccaatgtacatttaataacaataccattattactatatctacatcagatgtaatttaatatactgatttaaccccacagatcattgtacatataataccagtgtcgttattactatatctacattagatataatgtaatatactgataccttcccacagatcaatgtacatataataacagtatcgttattactatatctacattagatatgtaatatacatttaataacaatatcattattactatatctacatcggatgaaatttaatatactgatttaatcccacagatcaatgtacatataataacagtttcgttattactatatgtataatagatataatgtaatatactgataccttcccacagatcaatgtacctataatggcagtatcgttattactatatctgcattagatctcctgcaatatactgattccttcccacagatcaatgtatattgaataacagtatcatttatactatatctacattggaaataatgtaatatactgatgccttcccacagatcaatgtaattttggtaacaacatcattattactatatctacattagatataatgtaatatactgatccctacccacagatcaatgtacatagaataacagtttcgttactactatatctacaatagatataatgtaatatactgataccttcccacagatctacatacatataataacagtatcgttattgctatatctacattagatatgtaatatacttttaataacaatatcattattgctatatctacattagatataatgtaatataatgtaccCTTCCCCccgttcaatgtacatataatggcagtatcgttagtactatatctgcattagatctcctgcattgtactgatcccttcccacagatcaatgtacattgaataacagtatcatttatactatatctacattggatataatgtaatatactgatgccttcccacagatcaatgtaatctcggtaataatatcattactactatatctacattagatatgcaatatacatttaataacaatatcactattactatatctacatcagatgaaatttaatatactgatttaatcccgcagaccaatgtacatttaataacattatcattattactatatctacatcagaggtaatttaatatactgatttaatcccacagaccaatgtacatttaataacgatatcattattactatatctacatcagatgaaatttagt is a window of Osmia bicornis bicornis unplaced genomic scaffold, iOsmBic2.1, whole genome shotgun sequence DNA encoding:
- the LOC123988633 gene encoding jerky protein homolog-like, whose amino-acid sequence is MGESDNNYQQMFRDVQLLLQQQQEQHHREMQLLQQQLQQQQQQQLQQLREELLPQQQQDPRPTEEPLPQVRPAEIGEEARPLRKDRLKVLEDLKHFSISLVAKKYNVNRSTIWRIKYNAPKVMEFVDKGKIQRKRRRVKPSLYDALEQSLLAWFIERRTVGDFISNDVIMQKARELKDSMGLPLDFKVSRGWLDGFKKRHNIALVKVYGESASADEDAAIRFCNDFIKLLEEDDSINIDNIYNMDEAGLLWKALPSKTLIERKEKVVKGYKSRKERITVALCANVSGTHKLMPLVINKFENPRALKHCKSNLPVIFKSQKNAWMTQVLFRDWYENYFKPSVRAYQLNKGVTGKVILLLDNCAGHTVPPELLDADNFKIMYLPPNTTSLIQPMDQGIIAKLKCLYRHKTLRKTITYPCGISKFQKQFTLKDCIEILHESWSEVSANNIINSWKKIIPSQEDWYQRAMREDISSFTGDTYSHRDITEFLSICEQEERRTHTDEGDEEIQENVEEEVNKQEERQRLYERLGRDLTQEAPFLQKFFKLIKDQVLGTDD